The genomic stretch CCGTTCGGCTTCGCCCCACCGCCACCTCAACCGGCCCAGCGTGTCAGCGACACCGCGCGCGAGAAGTTCCGCGCCCAGCTCCGCGCCGGCACCCTGGATGACGTGGAGGTGGAGGTGGAGACCGCGGAGTCGTCGCCCACCTTCATGCGGGGCTTCTCCGGCCAGGGCATGGAGGAGATTGGCGTCAACCTCCAGGACCTCTTCAAGAACATGCCGGGCATGAACAAGACGCGCCGTCGTCGCGTGCGCGTGCCCGAGGCGCTTCAGCTCCTGCGCAAGGAAGAGGCCGCCAAGCTGGTGGACCCCGACCGCGTCCAGCGCGAGGCCGTGGTCCGCGCCGAGATGAACGGCATCATCTTCATCGACGAAATCGACAAGATTGCCAGCCGCGAGGGCGGCAAGGGTGGGGGAGGGCCGGACGTGTCCCGGGAGGGCGTCCAGCGGGACATTCTCCCCATCGTCGAGGGCTCCACCGTCAATACCAAGTATGGCGTCGTGAAGACGGACCACATGCTCTTCATCGCCGCTGGCGCCTTCCACGTCTCCAAGCCCAGCGACCTCATCCCGGAATTGCAGGGCCGCTTCCCCATCCGCGTGGAGCTGGAGCCCCTGACGGGCGAGGACCTGGTCCGAATCCTCCGTGAGCCGAAGAATTCACTCTTGCGACAGTACACGGCCCTGCTCAGCACCGAAGGTGTGCGTCTGTCCTTCACCGACGACGCGGTGACGGAGCTGGCGCGCATCGCCCAGCAGGCCAACGAGCGCACGGCGAACATCGGCGCTCGGCGGTTGCACACCATCCTGGAGCGACTGCTGGACGAGGTGTCCTTCTCCGCCAGTGAGATGGGCCCCCGGGATTTCCAGGTGGACGCCGCCTACGTGCGCGAGCGCCTGGCCGCCATCGTCCAGGACGAGGACCTGTCGCGCTACATCCTGTAGCGCGCTATATGCGGAGGGGCACCGTACCGCACGAAGGATGACTGCCTTGTCGCAATCCGAGCCGTCCCCCTCCGCATCGTCCGACTCCTCCACCGACGCCCTGGTCCAGAAGGCGAAGCGCCACCTGCTGCAGAACTACAAGCAGCCGCCCTTCGTCCTGGTTCGGGGCCAGGGAACTCGAGTCTGGGACACGGATGGCCGCGAGTACCTGGACCTGATTGGTGGCATCGCCACGTGCGCGCTGGGACACTGCCACCCGGACGTCGTGGCCGCCGCGAAGGCGCAGCTGGACTCACTGTGGCACGTCTCCAACGCGTTCTATTCGCAGCCCCAGATTGACCTGGCCGCGCAGCTCACCGAGTGGTCCGGCCTGTCGCGCGCGTTCTTCTGCAACTCGGGCGCGGAGGCGAACGAGGCGCTGCTCAAGCTGACGCGCAAGGTGATGAAGGACCGCGGCACGCCGGAGCGCTTCGAGGTCATCTCCTTCGACAGCAGTTTCCACGGCCGCACCCTGGCCACCGTCACCGCCACGGGCCAGACGAAGTACCAGAAGGGCTTCGAGCCGCTGCCCGCCGGCTTCACCCACGTGCCCTACGGCGACCTCGAAGCGGTGCGCAAGGCCGTGGGCCCGGCGACCGCCGCCATCCTCGTGGAGCCCATCCAGGGGGAGGGCGGGGTGCGAGTGGCGCCCCTGGGTTTCCTCGCCGGTCTGCGCGCGCTGTGTGACGAGCACGGGCTGCTGCTGCTGGTGGACGAAGTGCAGACGGGCATGGGCCGCACCGGCAAGCCATTCGGCTTCATGCACGAGGGCATCGTCCCGGACGGCATCAGCGTGGCGAAGGCGCTGGGCAACGGCCTGCCCATTGGCGCCATGCTCTGCAAGGACGAGTTGGGCGCCAGCCTCACGCCGGGCACGCACGGCTCCACCTTCGGTGGCAACCCGGTGGCCGCGGCCGCCGCCAACGCCGTGGTGCGCATCCTCCGCCGTCCCGGCTTCCTGGACGAGGTCCAGGAGAAGGGCGCCTACCTCCTCGCCCGGGCGCGTGAGCTCCAGGGCCGGCTGCCCGCG from Myxococcus xanthus encodes the following:
- a CDS encoding acetylornithine transaminase, with the protein product MTALSQSEPSPSASSDSSTDALVQKAKRHLLQNYKQPPFVLVRGQGTRVWDTDGREYLDLIGGIATCALGHCHPDVVAAAKAQLDSLWHVSNAFYSQPQIDLAAQLTEWSGLSRAFFCNSGAEANEALLKLTRKVMKDRGTPERFEVISFDSSFHGRTLATVTATGQTKYQKGFEPLPAGFTHVPYGDLEAVRKAVGPATAAILVEPIQGEGGVRVAPLGFLAGLRALCDEHGLLLLVDEVQTGMGRTGKPFGFMHEGIVPDGISVAKALGNGLPIGAMLCKDELGASLTPGTHGSTFGGNPVAAAAANAVVRILRRPGFLDEVQEKGAYLLARARELQGRLPAGRIQAVRGQGLLLGVELDREVAPVIAQLRGEGLLVNAAGDRTLRFAPPFIVTVRELDEGLSILERVLAAN
- the hslU gene encoding ATP-dependent protease ATPase subunit HslU, translated to MAESRKLSAFTPREVVSELDRYIVGQNAAKRAVAIALRNRWRRQQVNDDLRDEIHPKNIIMIGPTGVGKTEIARRLAKLAQAPFVKVEASKFTEVGYVGRDVESMIRDLVEAAIALVREEETEKVGPRAEELAEDRLIELMQGGGVKSSSATPPFGFAPPPPQPAQRVSDTAREKFRAQLRAGTLDDVEVEVETAESSPTFMRGFSGQGMEEIGVNLQDLFKNMPGMNKTRRRRVRVPEALQLLRKEEAAKLVDPDRVQREAVVRAEMNGIIFIDEIDKIASREGGKGGGGPDVSREGVQRDILPIVEGSTVNTKYGVVKTDHMLFIAAGAFHVSKPSDLIPELQGRFPIRVELEPLTGEDLVRILREPKNSLLRQYTALLSTEGVRLSFTDDAVTELARIAQQANERTANIGARRLHTILERLLDEVSFSASEMGPRDFQVDAAYVRERLAAIVQDEDLSRYIL